A DNA window from Cutaneotrichosporon cavernicola HIS019 DNA, chromosome: 2 contains the following coding sequences:
- the rrb1 gene encoding uncharacterized protein (Histone-binding protein RBBP4 or subunit C of CAF1 complex) — MSSKKRSAEEENTPSKAVDMGQDTARAVAGAEEMGEFEDRWEDEIEAEVVDGDAMEEEGDEFTHAPEDEDAPEPKKQTYLPGVAMGPNEQLVADNSVYPCLHALSYAWPCLSFDILKDDLGVDRTGFPQTAWLVAGTQAGDIPGQGRAKDEVVVMRLSGLSRTQHDDDSDGEADDDEVDEDAKLDFLTLPHVGAVNRIRAAPATPGNLPNPYHVASFSETGKVHIWDVKPLIDTLSGGGKPRQKTPVHTITAHGRAEGYAVEWGRSGLLTGDIDSKIYLTTTTPTGFSTSQAYTSHTSSVEDLQWSPAEPTVFASASADRTVRVWDVRTKSRKCAVSVRAHDDDVNVISWNRNVDYLLVSGGDEGAVKVWDLRMFKSKPKPVAHFTWHTAPITSVEWHPSDPSVFAASGADDQVTLWDLSVEGDDEQAGDAPVGPDGRVLDVPPQLLFVHQGQKDVKELHWHPQVPGMVVTTAADGFNVFKTISV; from the exons ATGAGCTCGAAGAAACGCTCAGCAGAAGAGGAGAATACGCCATCGAAGGCGGTCGATATGGGGCAGGAtaccgcgcgcgcggttgcgggagcggaggagatgggagagTTCGAAGATAggtgggaggacgagattgaggccgaggtggttGACGGTGATGCtatggaggaggagggcgatg AATTCACCCATGCCCCCGAAGACGAAGACGCCCCCGAGCCCAAGAAACAGACGTACCTCCCCGGCGTCGCCATGGGCCCCAACGAGcaactcgtcgccgacaaCTCGGTCTATCCGTGCCTGCACGCGCTGTCGTATGCGTGGCCGTGCCTCTCGTTTGACATCCTGAAAGACGATCTCGGGGTCGACCGTACCGGGTTCCCCCAAACCGCCTGGCTCGTGGCCGGCACCCAAGCCGGCGATATCCCcggccaaggccgcgccaaggacgaggtggtggtCATGCGTCTCTCTGGCCTTTCGAGGACTCaacacgacgacgactcggacggAGAagcagacgacgacgaggtcgacgaagATGCAAAGCTCGACTTTCTCACTTTACCCCACGTTGGAGCCGTCAACCGAATCCGCGCGGCTCCAGCCACTCCCGGAAACTTGCCCAATCCCTACCATGTCGCGTCGTTCAGCGAGACGGGCAAAGTCCATATTTGGGACGTAAAGCCTCTCATCGACACTCTTTCCGGAGGAGGCAAGCCACGCCAAAAGACCCCCGTTCACACTATTACTGCCCATGGCCGGGCTGAGGGATACGCGGTCGAGTGGGGCCGTTCGGGCCTGTTGACTGGCGACATTGACTCCAAGATCTACCTCACTACCACTACGCCGACCGGATTCTCTACTTCCCAAGCATACACGAGCCACACTTCGAGTGTCGAGGACCTGCAGTGGTCCCCCGCCGAGCCGACTGTCTTTGCCAGTGCTAGTGCCGACCGCACTGTACGTGTTTGGGACGTTAGGACCAAGAGCCGCAAGTGTGCGGTCAGTGTGCGGgcgcacgacgacgacgtcaatGTCATTTCGTGGAATCGGAACGTCGATTACCTTCTCGTTTCCGGGGGAGACGAAGGCGCTGTCAAGGTCTGGGACCTGCGGATGTTCAAGTC AAAACCCAAGCCCGTCGCCCACTTTACGTGGCACACTGCACCCATCACGTCGGTCGAGTGGCATCCCTCTGATCCGTCCGTGTTCGCGGCGTcgggcgccgacgaccagGTCACGCTCTGGGATCTCTCggtcgagggtgacgacgagcaggctggcgacgcgccCGTCGGGCCTGATGGGCGCGTTCTCGACGTGCCGCCCCAGCTACTGTTCGTCCACCAGGGTCAGAAAGACGTCAAGGAGCTGCACTGGCACCCGCAAGTGCCGGGCATGGTGGTGACTACTGCCGCGGACGGGTTTAATGTGTTCAAGACGATCTCGGTTTAG
- a CDS encoding uncharacterized protein (Ribosomal protein S7p/S5e) → MLARFARGPAIPSLGLGLRALSTTTPTHNFADLARITSSPLPSSFSVALPPTDVEARGYAPGTMALRNDPILDLFTNMLMQHGKKAEAQRHAASILAMVQAATNSPPLPQLHRAIELSSPSVRLLSMRKRAKTVMTPRGLTDRQRARTGIKWLLKSAERGRKGGVKRDDRVAREVLAVLDGSSDVFKRVEEVHKIAMLQRSNINAR, encoded by the exons ATGCTCGCCAGGTTCGCACGCGGCCCCGCGATCCCGTCGCTGGGTCTCGGCCTCCGTGCGCTCTCGACCACTACCCCAACGCACAACtttgccgacctcgcgcgcatcacgtcctcccccctcccgtcgtccttctccgtcgcccttccccccaccgacgtcgaggcgcgcggcTACGCTCCCGGGACTATGGCCTTACGCAACGACCCTATCCTGGATCTGTTTACGAACATGCTCATGCAGCACgggaagaaggccgaggcgcagcgCCACGCGGCTTCTATCCTGGCGATGGTGCAGGCGGCTACCaactctcctcctctgcctcaACTCCACCGCGCGATTGAGCTCTCTAGCCCGAGCGTGCGCTTGCTCAGCATGAGGAAGCGTGCTAAGACGGTCATGACGCCGCGTGGACTTACCGATCGGCAGCGGGCGCGGACGGGGATCAAGTGGCTCCTCAAGAGCGCTGAGCGGGGTCGGAAGGGTGGGGTGAAGCGCGATGATcgggtggcgagggaggTGCTGGCTGTCCTGGATGGGAGCTCGGATGTGTtcaagcgcgtcgaggaggtgcacAAGATTGCCATGCTCCAGCG ctcgaACATCAACGCCCGGTAA
- the ATG15 gene encoding uncharacterized protein (Lipase (class 3)): MRIPLITSLVPLIFQAVQDAPPTLSFTPRHAHAVHDGASIVMADTPLSIQAANDMVIRTRRSTIRRPSSRPPEIQSWAKSAHARAAGGNASIDGWATPLMDSEGGWGWEDVEVEMPDTTDRQTLITLAKMAANAYSQPADYGWYPIGGSDNGTEFGWEPDSDGLRGHIFADESNSTVVIAIKGTSAGLLGSGGPTSKNDKFNDNLLFSCCCARVDFSWSTVCDCYAGGYKCEQTCLEKALVEESVYATVGTNLYNNITYMYPNANIWLTGHSLGGALAALIGLSFGAPAIGFEAPGDRLAARRLHLPQPPAVPPEKSGITHVYHTADPIPMGTCTGGYSGCYAAGFALESKCHTGQTILYDTVTVKGWSVDVRTHRIGEVINRVLADPWPVGDEGGDDDDDDDDDQGGGGDWDDDDDDDIPDPGTGWLNWFPWGRGGKKEPKKPKNPDWEKHGGVPKAKAESMCVDCYKWEFGDNWNKK; encoded by the exons ATGAGGATCCCCCTCATTACCTCGCTCGTGCCTCTCATCTTCCAAGCGGTACAAGATGCCCCACCGACTTTGAGTTTTACGCCGCGACACGCGCACGCAGTCCACGATGGCGCGTCGATCGTCATGGCCGACACGCCTCTCTCCATCCAAGCCGCCAACGATATGGTGATCAGGACGCGAAGGAGCACGATCCGGCGTCCCTCCTCACGACCGCCCGAGATCCAGTCATGGGCTAAGAGCGCacacgcgcgcgcagctggTGGCAACGCGAGCATTGATGGCTGGGCCACGCCACTCATGGATTCGgagggggggtggggatgggaggacgtcgaggtcgagatgcCAGACACGACAGACCGCCAGACACTTATCACCCTGGCCAAGATGGCTGCGAACGCGTACTCCCAGCCTGCTGATTATGGGTGGTATCCCATTGGAGGGAGTGATAATGGGACCGAGTTCGGTTGGGAGCCTGATTCTGATGGGTTGCGAGGCCACATCTTTGCCGACGAGAGTAACTCGACTGTCGTGATCGCCATCAAGGGCACAAGTGCCGGCTTGTTAGGCAGTGGCGGGCCGACGTCGAAGAACGACAAGTTTAAC GacaacctcctcttctcgtGCTGTTgtgcgcgcgtcgactTTTCGTGGTCGACTGTCTGCGACTGCTATGCCGGAGGGTACAAGTGCGAGCAGACGTGTTTGGAGAAGgcactcgtcgaggagagcgtGTACGCGACTGTCGGCACCAACCTCTACAACAACATTACGTACATGTATCCCAACGCCAACATCTGGCTGACGGGACACTCG CTCGGTGGCGCGCTCGCAGCACTGATCGGCCTCTCCTTTGGCGCGCCCGCAATCGGCTTTGAAGCACCAGGAGAtcgcctcgccgcgcgccgcttgCATCTCCCTCAACCTCCGGCAGTCCCCCCGGAGAAGTCCGGAATCACGCACGTGTACCACACTGCTGACCCGATTCCTATGGGCACGTGCACCGGCGGCTACTCGGGCTGCTATGCAGCCGGGTTCGCGCTTGAGTCCAAGTGCCATACAGGGCAGACAATCCTGTACGACACGGTGACTGTCAAAGGATGGAGTGTGGATGTACGCACTCACCGGATTGGCGAGGTCATCAACAGGGTGCTAGCGGATCCATGGCCCGTGGGAGATGAgggtggcgacgacgacgacgacgacgacgacgatcagggagggggaggtgattgggatgacgatgacgacgacgacataCCCGACCCCGGCACGGGGTGGCTTAACTGGTTCCCCTGGGGACGTGGGGGAAAGAAAGAGCCAAAGAAGCCAAAGAACCCCGATTGGGAGAAGCATGGCGGCGtgcccaaggccaaggccgagtcGATGTGTGTCGACTGTTACAAGTG GGAGTTTGGCGACAACTGGAACAAGAAGTAG
- a CDS encoding uncharacterized protein (Protein of unknown function (DUF938)), giving the protein MSTNDFSGAPDSPDDMTITTYPSVISVPGAAQRNLGTVTDCLDPLVNGPVPAKHVLEIASFPYEHMRGYAKKWPHVHFSGTVRDIDEMEKTSLDGIPGNVAPPEKLDIAIQKDWDALFDTVNDPFDGAIMVNLVHCTPEGLPEHVFRNLSPLTPEGRRVLAPGGWIGVYGAYLNEDGTFRSEGDAKFDAEWIKAVHPSLGLRSPKDLREMAEKWGWREESQSIVAKGNLFIVFRATIPE; this is encoded by the exons ATGAGTACCAACGACTTTTCGGGGGCCCCCGACTCACCAGACGACATGACAATCACAACATACCCCAGCGTCATCTCTGTTCCCGGTGCGGCGCAGCGTAACCTCGGCACCGTGACCGATTGCCTCGACCCACTCGTAAACGGTCCCGTACCAGCCAAACACGTGCTCGAGATCGCCTCGTTCCCATACGAGCATATGCGCGGGTACGCTAAAAAGTGGCCGCACGTCCATTTCTCGGGTACCGTGCGCGACATTGATGAGATGGA AAAGACGTCGCTGGATGGTATTCCGGGCAACGTGGCGCCGCCGGAGAAGCTCGATATCGCGATTCAGAAGGATTGGGACGCTCTGTTTGACACGGTCAACGATCCTTTTGACGGTGCGATCATGG TCAACCTCGTCCACTGCACCCCCGAGGGTCTCCCCGAACACGTCTTCCGCAACCTCTCGCCCCTCACGCCCGAGGGCCGCCGCGTACTAGCCCCCGGCGGCTGGATTGGCGTCTACGGCGCATACCTCAACGAAGATGGTACCTTCCGTTCCGAGGGCGACGCAAAGTTTGACGCCGAGTGGATCAAGGCCGTACACCCGTCACTCGGGCTGCGGTCGCCCAAGGACCTGCGTGAGATGGCCGAGAAGTGGGGAtggcgcgaggagagccAGAGCATTGTGGCAAAGGGCAACTTGTTTATAGTGTTCCGTGCCACGATCCCAGAGTGA
- the PCL7 gene encoding uncharacterized protein (Cyclin), translated as MASTTDASGQQPPAPAPTPPSTTSTSSASTIQAPSTAQTNGAPEAGPSRPRAPEGADDGAPRSYSPPREITPHLDLATYPTPQLLRLLARLLQQIASSNDQLRAEHSDDGDDADDAHEPPHSDAASLASATTTQSRSSTVHDSPTNELFHDDPPPVDLAAGDKLFTAAKVSLSQPQSILSFHARHVPSISIEAYLLRILKYCPTTNEVFLGLLVYFDRMSKLGTPGGVGGVKAAVGPRGFAIDSYNIHRLIIAGVTVASKFFSDVFYTNSRYAKVGGLPPTELNQLELQFLLLNNFTLMILPEEMQRYGDRLLAYWQGREEEAGVSPEAAGELRRQERERERDRQRTTEKRPSMQRAASHQPMEVDKPGAAAETATAPPTPAKNGSPSKLARSSSLPRRPPSNERSVSGGRPVVSFPPGLREGGVVGAGQ; from the exons ATGGCGTCCACCACCGACGCGTCAGGCCAACAGcctcccgcccccgcccccacTCCACCCTCTACGacatccacctcgtcaGCCAGCACAATCCAGGCGCCCTCGACAGCACAGACTAACGGCGCCCCCGAAGCCGGTCCTAGCCGCCCACGTGCACCAGAAGGAGCAGACGACGGCGCTCCACGTTCGTACTCTCCTCCGCGCGAGATCACGCCCCATCTCGATCTGGCCACTTACCCAACACCGCAGCTGCTACgcctgctcgcgcgcctcctgcAACAGATTGCTAGCAGCAATGACCAGTTGCGCGCCGAACATTCCGATGATGGTGACGATGCAGATGACGCGCACGAGCCACCACATAGCGACGCAGCATCGCTGGCATCGGCGACAACCACCCAATCCCGCTCCAGCACCGTGCACGACTCGCCGACAAACGAGCTCTTCCACGACGACCCCCCTCCCGTAGATTTAGCGGCCGGAGACAAGCTGTTTACGGCCGCCAAGGTCTCGCTGTCTCAGCCGCAGAGCATCCTGTCTTTCCACGCCCGACACGTGCCCTCGATCAGCATCGAGGCGTATCTCCTCCGCATCTTAAAGTACTGTCCGACTACCAACGAGGTCTTCCTGGGTCTCCTCGTGTATTTCGACCGCATGAGCAAGCTCGGCACCCCGGGAGGCGTGggcggcgtcaaggccgcgGTGGGACCGCGCGGCTTTGCCATCGACTCGTACAACATTCACAGATTGATCATCGCCGGAGTGACGGTGGCGTCAAAGTTCTTCTCTG ACGTCTTCTATACGAACTCGCGTTACGCCAAGGTTGGCGGGCTGCCGCCTACCGAGCTGaaccagctcgagctccagttcctcctcctcaacaacTTTACGCTCATGATCCTCCCCGAGGAGATGCAGCGATATGGTGACCGTCTCTTGGCCTACTGGCAagggcgggaggaggaagctgGCGTGTCGCCAGAGGCAGCCGGCGAGCTGCGGCGGCAGGAGCGTGAGCGGGAGCGCGACCGACAGCGCACCACTGAAAAGCGGCCATCGATGCAGCGCGCAGCGTCCCACCAGCCAATGGAGGTTGACAAGCCTGGTGCTGCTGCAGAAACAGCGACGGCGCCCCCGACACCAGCAAAGAACGGGAGCCCGAGCAAGCTCGCGCgttcgtcgtcgctccCCCGCCGGCCGCCGAGTAACGAGCGCAGCGTCAGTGGAGGGCGGCCTGTTGTGTCATTTCCGCCTGGGCTACgggagggcggggtggTAGGGGCTGGGCAATGA
- a CDS encoding uncharacterized protein (Amino acid permease), giving the protein MPAPQDHAARAAALDSERSGLTAPSSGSDSSSSSDDRNLNYGLAAPTPYNTYIEPTTSQTDSVYVGAPTASYLSTNDAYNDAYLTPTYSVRSDYDVPYSSRPVPAPPQIRTSDSETELAPVMSPDTTRTTRSSLTPDPGRIKGLGFLSRRSSKTVLDRDTLRLQQLGYDAVLGRNYTFWSSLALAWLNINSLQGTIFAVPGAYKYVSGILSMCMVATMSELASAYPVAGAMSSWAWKLTRNGIGGERYWGWIVSAFVMGGHIGNLVLVSWQNTSLIVGTMNLAFGFQAESWHRFMFMLAIVTVVGCVGMTHWGSGPRYWKSAAGFTLGAWLCLCIALVAKGVTHRTYSKTEPAISTHFYNDTGFSSRGLVWLLGWQNCTIATGSDVSAHMSEETQNPSRNVPNAMIMSIVVTYTLGYISIILLFISVKPGDAAAIAVADFPVGHILLAAVNEDYAIAICSIMAVVLCIQLQAQLQASSRFAFALARDNAMPFSHFVKRTNKYKQPWVATLLCIGLWAPWCLLFFANRGHVTPVITACASSLSMLGYVIPIVLYLFSKKDLQQEGRTSWSLRRFSRPIAVIAALYCSAVVTMQIFPTRSPVTVNSISWTPVVVAGTLLISLITWKLYGSRHYSGPIRALTKWEAGVELDLDSTLQMSTQRPSRTVLVPTEYNKPPNLEADVRSANTVSVNSARTASIASGGEWAAAPFSTVDSEVAHDLGLSFSSGSATSHPSGVTGVTRSSGPVVSFAINTMGRVAEADDEGDGVGGRSRGRSV; this is encoded by the exons ATGCCCGCGCCCCAGGAccacgccgcgcgcgcggccgccttgGACTCTGAGCGCTCTGGCCTCaccgcgccgtcctcggGGTCCGACTCGAGCAGTTCCAGTGACGACCGTAACCTCAACTACGGTCTCGCCGCACCAACACCATACAACACGTACATTGAGCCAACGACATCCCAAACCGACAGCGTGTACGTTGGCGCGCCAACTGCCTCCTACCTCTCCACAAACGATGCCTACAACGACGCCTACCTCACCCCGACATACTCTGTACGCTCCGATTACGACGTGCCCTACTCGAGCCGGCCCGTACCCGCACCTCCGCAAATACGCACTTCGGATTCCGAGACTGAACTAGCGCCCGTCATGAGCCCCGATACGACgcgcacgacgcgctcgagcctCACACCAGACCCAGGACGGATCAAGGGTCTCGGCTtcctctcgcgccgctcgtccAAGACCGTCCTCGATCGCGACACGCTCCGGTTACAGCAGCTCGGGTACGACGCCGTGCTCGGGCGCAACTATACGTTTTGGTCGTCGCTCGCGTTGGCGTGGCTCAACATCAACTCGCTCCAG GGCACAATCTTCGCTGTCCCAGGCGCGTACAAGTACG TATCGGGTATCCTCAGCATGTGCATGGTGGCTACGATGAGCGAGCTCGCGTCCGCGTACCCTGTGGCAGGAGCAATGTCGTCCTGGGCATGGAAGCTCACGCGTAACGGCattggcggcgagcggtACTGGGGCTGGATCGTCAGCGCGTTCGTCATGGGCGGCCACATCGgcaacctcgtcctcgtgtCTTGGCAGAATACGTCGCTCATCGTCGGCACCATGAACCTCGCGTTCGGATTCCAGGCCGAGTCGTGGCATCGTTTCATGTTCATGCTCGCGATCGTCACGGTCGTCGGGTGCGTAGGTATGACTCACTGGGGTAGCGGGCCACGGTACTGGAAATCGGCGGCTGGCTTCACCCTCGGCGCTTGGCTGTGCCTCTGCATCGCGCTGGTTGCCAAGGGAGTCACTCACCGAACCTACTCGAAGACGGAGCCCGCCATCTCGACACACTTTTATAACGACACGGGTTTCAGTAGCCGCGGTCTCGTGTGGCTCCTTGGCTGGCAGAACTGCACAATTGCGACCGGGTCCGACGTTTCCGCACACATGAGTGAAGAAACGCAGAACCCGAGCCGCAACGTGCCCAATGCCATGATAATGAGTATCGTGGTGACTTACACCCTGGGTTACATTTCCATCATCCTGCTGTTCATCAGCGTCAAGCCGGGGGACGCGGCCGCCATTGCCGTCGCAGACTTTCCTGTTGGACACATTCTCCTCGCGGCAGTCAACGAAGATTACGCGATCGCCATCTGCTCCATCATggccgtcgtcctctgcATCCAGCTCCAGGCACAGCTGCAAGCCAGCTCGCGTTTCGCGTtcgccctcgcccgtgACAACGCCATGCCCTTCTCCCACTTTGTCAAGCGTACCAACAAGTACAAGCAGCCGTGGGTTGCGACACTGTTGTGCATCGGCCTCTGGGCACCCTGGTGTCTCTTGTTCTTCGCCAACCGCGGTCACGTCACTCCCGTCATCACCGCATGCGCGTCCAGTCTGAGCATGTTGGGTTAT gtcATTCCTATCGTCCTGTACCTGTTCAGCAAGAAGGACCTGCAGCAAGAAGGACGTACCAGCTGGTCGTTGCGGCGGTTCTCGCGTCCCATTGCCGTCATTGCCGCGCTGTACTGCAGCGCGGTTGTGACGATGCAGATCTTCCCCACAAGGAGCCCCGTCACGGTCAACAGCATCTCCTGGACACCCGTCGTGGTGGCTGGTACGCTCCTGATCTCGTTGATCACATGGAAACTCTACGGTTCGCGGCACTACAGCGGCCCAATCCGCGCGCTCACCAAGTGGGAAGCGGGCGTGGAACTGGACCTCGACTCAACACTGCAAATGAGCACGCAGCGGCCCTCACGAACAGTCTTGGTTCCAACAGAATACAACAAGCCGCCGAATTTGGAGGCGGACGTGCGCAGCGCAAACACAGTGAGCGTGAACAGCGCGCGCACGGCGTCTATAGCCAGCGGCGGGGAATGGGCGGCCGCGCCATTCAGTACGGTCGACAgcgaggtcgcgcacgATCTCGGCCTCTCGTTCTCGTCTGGGTCGGCAACATCACACCCCTCGGGAGTGACGGGCGTCACACGCTCATCGGGACCGGTGGTGAGCTTTGCAATCAACACGATGGGAAGAGTGGCCGaggcagacgacgagggggaTGGTGTGGGGGGACGGTCGCGCGGACGCTCAGTGTAG
- a CDS encoding uncharacterized protein (PIN domain) codes for MRDGDLAAKKASLSKALSAAYLEHQIADLESKVNAVGMNSDVRTPVTHAWPRSPGANRVPASPAFPPLPSPGLGPRSPGFPHAQPLRGGPPRARPGPPGPSPRGPPGPPPCGPPPAHPLSPVALRSPVAPRAPSSAGTRDLVDSGSPRIDDSDEGEDAWRVSVLDVSALMWAPRAVRTLLQRGGEVIVPLDAITTLDMLKKGPSAAAVAARAAARFVEHASRQHGLVSVDPSLTVQAGTNYKRGRGLRLQGEDEDLPPPAGVEAPPRWVARVLGCAAYFRRINNTEGADEMAPAVLIAHPPLSAEVGPPPVDERRTAPENTVNYADRAEGYTLSLEAERFELRLEVLRDEEGDDEPPKRRRGDRRRGRGRGRGGGPPEPEQVRILLRRPEPEEPDFASPPGMAPPPPMPPSLGHPHAPPPPPGRPLGPPPHSSHPHVPHSPVGNHFAPLEGRGRGRGRGRGGRGRDRGGGFTLLQRPGPALVHHVRDAEEKKDKSRRDRDRRDGQAQTQTQGQPQGQREREGERRGEFGWRRAYASNDDPPPSKPKVVLLQRPGPR; via the exons AtgcgcgacggcgacctC gccGCAAAGAAAGCCTCACTCTCAAAGGCCCTCTCGGCGGCCTACCTCGAGCACCAGattgccgacctcgagtcCAAGGTCAACGCTGTTGGCATGAACAGTGATGTCCGCACCCCCGTGACACACGCctggccgcgctcgccggGTGCCAACCGCGTCCCGGCGTCGCCTGCCTTTCCCCCACTCCCAAGTCCTGGCCTCGGACCCCGCTCGCCCGGCTTTCCGCATGCCCAGCCGCTTCGCGGCGGCCCTCCCCGTGCACGCCCCGGTCCTCCAGGCCCATCGCCTCGCGGCCCTCCTGGTCCTCCCCCTTGCGGACCGCCTCCCGCGCACCCTCTTTCTCCAGTCGCCCTTCGGTCTCCTGTGGCTCCCCGcgccccctcctccgctggcacgcgcgacctcgtcgactcgggctcgccgcgcatcgatgactcggacgagggtgaggacgCCTGGCGCGTCTcggtcctcgacgtctCTGCACTCATGTGGGCGCCTCGCGCCGTTCGCACCCTCCTTCAACGCGGAGGCGAAGTTATCGTTCCCCTCGATGCCATCACCACCCTCGATATGCTGAAGAAGGGTCCCTCAGCTGCAGCTGTCGCggcccgcgccgcggcccGCTTCGTCGAACACGCCTCGCGGCAGCACGGCCTCGTCTCGGTCGATCCCAGCCTCACCGTCCAGGCCGGCACAAACTACAAGCGCGGCCGTGGTCTCCGCCtgcagggcgaggacgaggacctcccacctcccgcAGGCGTCGAAGCCCCACCACGCTGGGTCGCCCGCGTGCTTGGTTGTGCGGCGTATTTCCGTCGAATCAACAACACCGAGGGCGCGGATGAAATGGCGCCCGCAGTCCTTATCGCCCATCCCCCGCTTAGTGCCGAGGTAGGCCCGCCGccggtcgacgagcgccgcacAGCCCCAGAGAACACAGTCAACTACGCCGACAGGGCGGAGGGATATACACTCTCTCTGGAGGCAGAACGCTTCGAActccgcctcgaggtcctgcgcgacgaggaaggcgacgacgagcccCCCAAGCGCCGCCGTGGTGATCGGCGTCGTGGTAGAGggcgcggtcgcggcggcggaccACCCGAGCCAGAGCAGGTACGtatcctcctccgccgtcCCGAGCCGGAGGAGCCCGACTTTGCTTCGCCTCCGGGAAtggcgccgcctccgcccaTGCCCCCCTCTCTTGGCCACCCGCAtgcgccacctcctccgccggGCCGCCCACTTGGCCCACCTCCACATTCCTCCCACCCGCATGTCCCGCATTCGCCGGTCGGCAACCACTTTGCACCACTCGAgggacgcggacgcggtCGTGGTCGCGGGCGCGGTGGTCGTGGTCGCGACCGCGGAGGCGGCTTTACCCTCCTCCAACGTCCTGGACCGGCGCTAGTGCACCATGTCCGCGACGcagaggagaagaaggacaagtcgcgccgcgaccgcgaccggcGCGACGGCCAAGCTCAAACCCAAACCCAGGGCCAGCCCCAGGGCCagcgtgagcgtgagggagagaggcgcggcgagttcggctggcgccgcgccTACGCGTCCAACGACGACCCCCCGCCATCGAAACCAAAGGTCGTGCTCCTCCAACGCCCAGGCCCGCGCTAG
- a CDS encoding uncharacterized protein (Ribosomal protein L19), whose protein sequence is MVRPLARLASLAGPSRGFASTARAMAYPFSGNVAFPEPKAPSPLPQNLLTPKNGWHVVEHVNAGLRQEVDPEGLLKTLFARRSRDRLRTGSVVSVLSYLKADRSGGVQPFSGVLMKVRRRGVDTSFTLRNIVAKTGIEMNFKVCSPMIKEIKIVRRAEGRNGPIKDLRRARATYLRERPDMMATIASALKQDQAQRVAAKRDSPSGGKKK, encoded by the exons ATGGTCCGCCCGCTTGCACGATTGGCCTCGCTCGCCGGCCCGAGCCGCGGATTTGCGTccaccgcgcgcgcgatggCTT atcCCTTTTCCGGCAACGTCGCGTTCCCCGAGCCCAAGGCGCCCTCCCCGCTTCCCCAGAACCTCCTCACCCCCAAAAATGGGTggcacgtcgtcgagcacgtcaACGCCGGCCTGAGACAGGAGGTCGACCCCGAAGGCCTGCTCAAGACGCTGTTTGCGCGTCGTTCGCGCGACCGCCTGCGTACCGGTTCGGTCGTGTCCGTCCTCTCGTACCTCAAGGCGGACCGGTCAGGTGGCGTGCAGCCATTTTCGGGCGTGCTTATGAAGGTGCGGCGCCGTGGAGTTGACACGAGCTTTACGCTGCGCAACATTGTCGCCAAGACGGGTATCGAGATGAACTTCAAGGTGTGCTCGCCCATGATCAAGGAGATCAAGATtgtgcgccgcgccgagggaCGAAACGGACCGATCAAGGACCTGCGTcgtgcgcgcgcgacatACCTCCGCGAGAGGCCTGACATGATGGCCACCATTGCCAGCGCGCTCAAGCAGGACCAGGCACAGCGCGTCGCTGCTAAGCGCGACAGCCCCTCAggcggcaagaagaagtaA